A genomic segment from Roseibium algicola encodes:
- the moaB gene encoding molybdenum cofactor biosynthesis protein B, producing the protein MSRLDETRPFIPLNIAVLTVSDTRKLEEDRSGNTLVDRIEKAGHTLADRQIVTDDVPAIQAVVKSWINDKGVDVIVSTGGTGFTGRDVTPEAMEPLFEKRMDGFSEVFHRISYDKIGTSTIQSRATGGVAGATYIFVLPGSPGACKDAWDGILKWQLDYRHMPCNFVEIMPRLDEHLKRGKLREA; encoded by the coding sequence ATGTCCCGTCTCGATGAAACCCGTCCGTTCATTCCGCTCAACATTGCTGTGCTGACGGTATCGGATACGCGCAAGCTGGAAGAAGACCGCTCCGGCAACACGCTGGTGGACCGGATCGAAAAGGCAGGACATACGCTTGCGGACAGGCAGATCGTCACCGACGACGTTCCGGCCATTCAGGCGGTCGTCAAAAGCTGGATCAATGACAAGGGCGTGGATGTGATCGTCTCGACCGGCGGCACCGGCTTTACCGGCCGTGACGTGACACCGGAGGCTATGGAGCCTCTGTTCGAAAAACGCATGGACGGCTTTTCAGAGGTCTTTCACCGGATCTCCTACGACAAGATCGGCACCTCCACGATCCAGTCCCGTGCGACCGGCGGCGTCGCCGGGGCGACTTATATTTTCGTGCTGCCCGGTTCCCCAGGCGCCTGCAAGGACGCCTGGGACGGTATCCTGAAATGGCAGCTGGACTATCGTCACATGCCCTGCAATTTCGTGGAGATCATGCCCAGGCTGGACGAGCACCTGAAGCGCGGCAAGCTGCGGGAGGCGTGA
- a CDS encoding glycosyltransferase, translated as MISIIIATRNSETELVHALSALVPAAAEGVIREVIVVDGGSSDNTEKVADAAGCVWISRGNASRSERLAYGASMASRGDWLLFLRPETLLESGWHHEAQAFIERAARASNGPRTAASFRLRYEAFGLSARVSESFAALRSQLLGMPYGNQGLLISRQFYQKLGGHRPLPELEDLDIAKRIGRGRMVFLRAAAVSSGEPEREGMFSRFRQAFARFCVGTLRIPASVAVKLHG; from the coding sequence ATGATCAGCATCATCATTGCGACAAGAAATTCCGAAACCGAGCTCGTTCACGCGCTTTCGGCCCTGGTGCCGGCAGCTGCAGAGGGCGTTATCCGCGAAGTTATCGTGGTCGATGGTGGTTCGTCGGACAATACCGAGAAGGTTGCCGACGCGGCCGGGTGTGTTTGGATCAGCCGGGGCAATGCTTCCCGCAGCGAACGCCTTGCCTATGGCGCCTCCATGGCGAGCCGGGGCGACTGGCTATTGTTCCTGCGGCCGGAAACGCTTCTGGAAAGCGGCTGGCATCATGAGGCCCAGGCCTTCATCGAGCGGGCAGCCCGTGCCTCCAACGGTCCACGGACCGCCGCAAGCTTCCGCCTTCGCTATGAGGCTTTCGGGCTCAGTGCGCGGGTAAGCGAGTCTTTTGCAGCCTTGCGGTCTCAACTGCTTGGCATGCCTTACGGTAACCAGGGCCTGCTGATCTCCAGACAGTTTTATCAGAAGCTCGGCGGCCATCGGCCGCTGCCGGAGCTGGAAGATCTCGATATCGCCAAGCGTATCGGACGCGGGCGGATGGTGTTCCTGCGGGCTGCCGCCGTCTCTTCGGGTGAACCCGAGCGGGAAGGGATGTTTTCCAGGTTCCGCCAGGCCTTCGCACGCTTTTGCGTCGGTACCCTGCGCATTCCAGCAAGTGTTGCCGTCAAGTTGCACGGCTGA
- a CDS encoding substrate-binding periplasmic protein, with protein sequence MTTPDQQPTSGAGYLTQTLSRIFTGLAGFVLSMALLAGTASARDLVVLATPEEPYKFLEDGVYKGIDVEVLDEVMRRLGLSYSLELVESGTRIQQEARAGRADMLLLFSKKPDRMEYLNYPDESYIDISWSFFIRAEDAGTIRFEGYDDLKGLQIGITQDFAYTPEFLNAGLDFQTVASNNLQIGMLLAKRVDAVPMNTISTLYEEKKAGRLDQLATLPLPLITKPYYNVFAKASTYPDIESLPGRYDETIREMQSDGTLDAILIKYLGRRPGHDDRGGS encoded by the coding sequence ATGACGACACCCGATCAACAGCCAACTTCAGGCGCAGGATACCTGACGCAGACGCTCAGTCGGATTTTCACGGGGCTCGCCGGGTTTGTTCTGTCCATGGCTTTGCTGGCCGGGACAGCATCGGCCCGAGACCTCGTGGTGCTGGCAACCCCGGAAGAGCCATACAAGTTTCTTGAAGATGGGGTGTACAAGGGTATCGACGTCGAAGTTCTCGATGAAGTCATGCGCCGTCTCGGCCTTTCCTATTCGCTGGAACTGGTCGAATCCGGAACCCGCATCCAACAGGAAGCGCGCGCCGGACGGGCGGACATGCTGCTATTGTTTTCCAAGAAGCCGGACCGGATGGAGTACCTGAACTATCCGGACGAAAGCTACATCGACATCAGCTGGAGCTTCTTCATCCGCGCCGAAGATGCCGGGACAATCCGTTTCGAAGGTTACGACGACCTGAAGGGGCTGCAGATCGGTATCACGCAGGATTTCGCCTATACGCCGGAGTTCCTCAACGCCGGCCTCGACTTTCAGACGGTCGCCAGCAACAATCTCCAGATCGGCATGCTGCTGGCAAAGCGTGTGGATGCCGTTCCCATGAACACCATCAGCACGCTCTACGAGGAAAAGAAGGCCGGGAGGCTGGACCAGTTGGCGACGTTACCGCTGCCGCTGATAACGAAGCCCTACTACAACGTCTTTGCCAAAGCTTCGACCTACCCGGACATCGAAAGCCTTCCCGGACGCTACGACGAAACCATTCGCGAGATGCAGTCCGACGGGACGCTGGATGCGATCCTGATCAAATACCTTGGTCGCCGGCCAGGTCACGATGATCGTGGCGGTTCCTGA
- a CDS encoding PA0069 family radical SAM protein, whose product MSLPADAAGLVPDVRSVAEHRRRGRAAALNASGRFEKLTRECFDDGWETLEDLPPLKTQVQEERARTIITRNESPDISFDRSINPYRGCEHGCIYCFARPSHAFMGLSPGLDFETRLFAKPNAAQLLERELSRPGYQPRVIAIGTNTDPYQPMERGYKLMREILEVLDNCSHPVAIVTKSALVTRDIDILSRLAERNLVKVALSVTTLDKKLCRAMEPRASAPHKRLEAVRALSDAGIPTSVMMAPVIPALTDSEIENVLEAAAEHCATEVAYILLRLPLEVSELFRDWLLRERPDRYRHVMNLIRAMRGGKDYDAKWGERMRGRGPYADQIAKRFSLGAKRLGLNLRRRKLNTEAFVQPQKGGVQLDLF is encoded by the coding sequence ATTTCACTACCAGCCGACGCAGCCGGCCTTGTACCCGATGTCCGCTCCGTTGCCGAGCACAGGCGGCGGGGACGCGCGGCTGCGCTCAATGCCTCCGGCCGCTTCGAGAAATTAACTCGTGAATGTTTCGACGATGGCTGGGAAACGCTTGAAGACCTGCCGCCGCTGAAAACCCAGGTGCAGGAAGAGCGTGCGCGCACAATCATCACCCGAAACGAGTCGCCGGATATTTCCTTCGACCGCTCGATCAATCCGTACCGGGGCTGCGAACATGGATGCATCTACTGTTTCGCCAGACCGAGCCACGCGTTCATGGGGCTGTCTCCAGGCCTGGATTTCGAAACCAGGCTGTTTGCCAAACCCAATGCCGCACAGTTGCTTGAACGTGAACTTTCCCGCCCCGGTTATCAGCCGCGCGTGATCGCCATCGGCACCAATACTGATCCCTACCAGCCGATGGAACGCGGCTACAAGCTTATGCGTGAGATCCTGGAAGTGCTGGACAATTGCTCCCACCCGGTTGCGATCGTAACCAAGTCAGCCCTGGTCACGCGAGATATCGACATTCTGTCGAGGCTGGCAGAACGAAATCTGGTGAAGGTTGCCTTGTCGGTCACGACGCTCGACAAGAAGCTCTGCCGGGCCATGGAGCCGCGTGCGTCTGCACCCCACAAAAGGCTTGAGGCCGTCCGGGCTCTCTCCGACGCGGGCATTCCCACGTCCGTAATGATGGCGCCTGTGATCCCAGCCCTGACAGACAGCGAAATTGAAAACGTTCTGGAAGCGGCAGCCGAGCATTGCGCGACGGAGGTCGCCTACATCCTTTTACGGCTTCCCCTGGAAGTGTCGGAACTCTTTCGGGACTGGCTGCTGCGAGAGCGTCCGGACCGTTACCGCCATGTGATGAACCTGATCCGCGCCATGCGCGGCGGCAAGGACTATGACGCCAAATGGGGCGAGCGCATGCGCGGGAGAGGTCCGTATGCCGACCAGATTGCCAAACGGTTCTCGCTGGGAGCGAAACGCCTTGGCCTCAATCTGCGTCGCCGAAAGCTCAACACCGAGGCCTTCGTCCAGCCGCAAAAAGGCGGTGTGCAATTGGACCTGTTTTGA
- a CDS encoding ribonuclease HII gives MTFSPSLFDLAFPDSPDLVIERKHAKSFDGRLCGVDEAGRGPWAGPVVTAAVILDYDRVPLGLNDSKKLTEARREELFEQIVATAHVSLASASPATIDAVNIRTATLSAMMRAVNHLPLVPDYVLVDGRDVPHGLRQAGQALIKGDGRCLCVAAASIVAKVTRDRMMVHLDASFPDYGFAQHKGYGVPQHQAALERHGPTVHHRLSFKPVRLAAGT, from the coding sequence ATGACGTTCAGCCCTTCCCTCTTTGACCTTGCCTTTCCCGATAGCCCGGACCTTGTGATCGAGCGTAAGCACGCGAAATCCTTTGACGGTCGGCTCTGCGGCGTAGACGAAGCCGGTCGCGGCCCCTGGGCCGGGCCCGTGGTCACGGCCGCGGTTATCCTGGATTACGACCGGGTACCGCTTGGCCTCAATGATTCCAAGAAACTGACCGAAGCCCGGCGCGAAGAGCTTTTCGAGCAGATTGTTGCTACAGCCCATGTCTCGCTCGCCAGCGCTTCACCGGCAACGATCGATGCTGTCAATATTCGCACCGCAACCCTTTCGGCCATGATGCGAGCCGTCAATCACCTGCCTCTGGTTCCCGACTACGTTCTTGTCGACGGCCGCGATGTGCCGCATGGGCTGCGTCAGGCCGGGCAGGCATTGATCAAGGGAGATGGCCGCTGCCTGTGCGTTGCGGCTGCCTCTATCGTTGCGAAGGTGACAAGGGACCGGATGATGGTTCACCTCGACGCCAGTTTTCCGGACTACGGGTTTGCCCAGCACAAGGGGTATGGCGTGCCGCAGCATCAGGCAGCCCTGGAACGCCATGGGCCGACAGTTCATCATCGCCTCAGCTTCAAGCCGGTCAGGCTGGCTGCAGGTACTTGA
- a CDS encoding F0F1 ATP synthase subunit B family protein, whose protein sequence is MDATFWALIGLILFFVVIFYVKVPAKINGSLDERAETIRKELEDARKMREEAQALLSEYQRKRHEAESEAEAIIAEANSEAERLTLETSQALEEMIARRTKAAEDKIAQAESQAVAEVRAKAADIAVAAAEEILAAKVKDKVADDILAKSIEQVKERLN, encoded by the coding sequence ATGGATGCTACATTTTGGGCCCTGATCGGTCTTATCCTGTTCTTCGTCGTGATTTTCTACGTCAAGGTTCCGGCCAAGATCAACGGTTCACTGGACGAACGCGCAGAAACCATCCGCAAGGAACTGGAAGACGCACGCAAGATGCGTGAAGAAGCCCAGGCTCTCTTGTCCGAGTATCAGCGCAAGCGTCATGAAGCCGAAAGCGAAGCGGAAGCCATCATCGCAGAAGCCAACTCGGAAGCCGAGCGCCTGACGCTCGAAACCAGCCAGGCTCTGGAAGAAATGATTGCTCGCCGTACCAAGGCTGCGGAAGACAAGATTGCACAGGCTGAAAGCCAGGCAGTCGCTGAAGTCCGTGCCAAGGCCGCTGACATTGCCGTTGCCGCTGCCGAGGAAATCCTTGCAGCGAAGGTGAAGGATAAAGTCGCCGACGACATCCTCGCCAAGAGCATTGAGCAGGTGAAGGAGCGGCTGAACTAA
- a CDS encoding F0F1 ATP synthase subunit B, whose protein sequence is MAGQTHSTTEGMHEAIEVPAAEHGAGFPPFDSTTFASQLLWLAITFGVFYWIMKNVAVPRIAGILEDRRDRIAGDISEANRLQEETDAAIAAYEQALAEARNKAHGIAHETRTKLKADHEARREKAEAELNGKLKAAEAQIAATKTDALSQIGDIAGETASALVEQLMGKAPTKTDLTKALKSAMN, encoded by the coding sequence ATGGCAGGCCAAACTCACTCGACCACAGAAGGCATGCACGAAGCCATAGAAGTGCCGGCCGCAGAGCATGGCGCGGGTTTCCCGCCTTTTGACAGCACCACATTCGCCTCCCAGCTCTTGTGGCTCGCGATCACGTTCGGCGTGTTCTACTGGATCATGAAGAATGTGGCCGTTCCGCGGATCGCAGGCATTCTGGAAGACCGCAGGGACCGTATCGCCGGTGACATTTCCGAAGCCAACCGGCTGCAGGAAGAAACCGACGCTGCGATCGCAGCTTACGAGCAGGCGCTGGCCGAGGCCCGCAACAAGGCTCATGGCATTGCCCACGAGACGCGGACCAAGCTCAAGGCAGATCACGAAGCTCGCCGCGAAAAGGCGGAAGCCGAGCTGAACGGGAAGCTGAAAGCGGCTGAAGCACAGATCGCTGCAACCAAGACCGATGCCCTTTCTCAGATCGGGGATATTGCCGGAGAAACCGCTTCAGCGCTCGTTGAGCAGCTGATGGGCAAAGCTCCGACCAAGACCGACCTGACCAAGGCGCTCAAGTCGGCGATGAACTGA
- a CDS encoding F0F1 ATP synthase subunit C, giving the protein MEAEAAKYIGAGIACLGMGGAGIGLGNIFGNYLAGALRNPSAADGQFGRLIFGFAVTEALGIFSLLVALILLFA; this is encoded by the coding sequence ATGGAAGCAGAAGCAGCAAAATACATCGGTGCCGGTATCGCATGCCTGGGCATGGGCGGCGCAGGCATCGGCCTTGGCAACATTTTCGGTAACTACCTCGCAGGCGCTCTGCGCAACCCGTCCGCTGCTGATGGCCAGTTCGGCCGTCTGATCTTCGGCTTCGCCGTGACGGAAGCTCTGGGCATCTTCTCCCTGCTGGTGGCTCTGATCCTCCTGTTCGCTTAA
- a CDS encoding F0F1 ATP synthase subunit A — protein MANDPIHQFHIQTLFPIEVGGMDFSFTNSSLFMVLTVAATSAFLIFSTSGRGLVPTRLQSISEMAYEFVAGTLRSSAGTEGMRFFPLVFSLFMFVLVANLFGMFPYFFTITSHIIVTFALAMLVILTVIIYGFMKNGMKFLKLFVPSGVPGALIPLVTLIEVISFLSRPISLSVRLFANMLAGHITLKVFSGFIVSLSAMGAVGIFGSILPLGMTVALTALEFLVAFLQAYVFTVLTCMYLNDAIHPSH, from the coding sequence GTGGCGAACGATCCGATCCATCAGTTCCATATCCAGACGCTATTCCCGATTGAAGTCGGGGGCATGGATTTCTCTTTTACCAACTCTTCGTTGTTCATGGTTTTGACCGTGGCGGCGACGTCTGCATTCCTGATTTTCTCGACCAGTGGCCGCGGACTCGTTCCGACCCGCCTGCAGTCGATTTCGGAAATGGCGTATGAGTTTGTTGCCGGAACATTGCGAAGTTCAGCAGGAACGGAAGGGATGCGCTTCTTCCCTCTCGTGTTCTCGCTCTTCATGTTCGTTCTGGTTGCCAATCTGTTCGGGATGTTCCCGTACTTCTTTACCATCACCAGCCACATCATCGTGACCTTCGCCCTGGCGATGCTGGTGATCCTTACCGTGATCATTTACGGCTTCATGAAAAACGGCATGAAGTTCCTCAAGCTCTTCGTCCCCAGCGGCGTGCCCGGTGCACTGATCCCGCTCGTGACGCTGATCGAGGTGATCTCGTTCCTTTCGCGCCCGATCAGCCTGTCCGTTCGTCTTTTCGCGAACATGCTCGCCGGTCACATCACGCTGAAAGTGTTCTCCGGATTCATCGTCAGCCTTAGCGCGATGGGTGCGGTCGGTATCTTCGGATCCATTCTCCCTCTCGGAATGACGGTTGCCCTGACGGCTCTGGAATTCCTGGTCGCGTTCCTGCAGGCATACGTCTTCACCGTTCTGACCTGCATGTACCTGAACGACGCCATTCATCCTTCACACTGA
- a CDS encoding AtpZ/AtpI family protein → MSSQNGDNKDRAVGSPEAGLSERRAQLNRKLDDIRVVEEKTARKSQSSSSGYAQAMKLSSEFIAGVLVGAGIGWVADQWLGTSPFGLIVFLLLGFVAGVLNVLRAAGVVEQPDAKVQREKDVQNDRSK, encoded by the coding sequence ATGTCTTCGCAAAACGGCGATAACAAGGATCGGGCGGTTGGTTCCCCGGAAGCAGGTCTGTCGGAACGGCGGGCTCAATTGAACCGGAAGCTTGATGACATAAGGGTGGTTGAAGAAAAGACCGCTCGGAAGTCGCAAAGCAGCTCATCCGGATACGCGCAGGCAATGAAACTCTCTTCGGAGTTTATCGCCGGCGTGCTGGTGGGGGCCGGGATTGGTTGGGTTGCCGACCAGTGGCTTGGGACGTCGCCTTTCGGGCTGATTGTCTTTCTGTTGCTGGGTTTCGTAGCCGGGGTCTTGAACGTTCTGCGCGCGGCCGGTGTAGTCGAGCAGCCGGATGCCAAGGTCCAGCGCGAAAAAGACGTTCAGAACGACAGATCGAAATAG
- the smc gene encoding chromosome segregation protein SMC encodes MKFSKLRIVGFKSFVEPMEFIIGNGLTGVVGPNGCGKSNLVEALRWVMGENSYKNMRASGMDDVIFSGSLNRPARNTAEVTLYLENQDRTAPAAFNDADALEVSRRIEREQGSNYKINAKDVRARDVQLLFADASTGARSPAMVRQGQIGELIAAKPTSRRQILEEAAGISGLHSRRHEAEIRLRAAEQNLERLEDVLVQIDSQLDNLRRQSRQASRYRNLSSEIRGAEASILYIRWTEARDALGTAESHFAEAQKQVNEATGLQAESARIQAIAAHKLPELREDAARAGAALQRLVIARNELDAEERRVKEKLQDLERRLVQLAEDIRREQSMVSENDEVLERLSEERAELLEENEMVQERTESAREKVAEAEETVGTLENQLSDLTAAEARATAERRQLERAVAESRQRSDRLLAQAQDAQKALQEINERMAEQDGVSENREALEMAEESLLEAEAAAEEAETATREAREQEQSARGPVGDARQMLQGLETEARTLEQVLNVHSEQDHTPVVEQIQVEQGFETALGAALGEDLDASLEEAAAVRWGGVLSHDGDPALPAGTRSLAEVVEAPVELSRRLRQIGLVDQTDGPGLRTTLKPGQCLVSVEGDLWRWDGFVIAANAPTPAAQRLAQKNRLAELGDEIEQARRELEDRQQALEGAATRVRQAVELEQMARGKVRDGQRQAAAAREALAAAERAVSQFAAKLEAAQDRAQRLGEEAELAREQLAEAEERLEEAPDGTSYRDRIEELQGQVAAARGALAEARAVAEGLAREQQMRDRRLEAIAREYDGWKTRAANAAQQISILQERREEAEEERAELIEAPEDIEIKRRDVFSAIAKAEEEKKARDDQLQQAELDLADVDRAAKAAMEAMAGAREEKIRAEERLEAARDRKQNLERRIDEDLEVAVTALPEIAGLKEGAPLPDPDSMERKLERLKAERERLGGVNLRAEEELREIDDQKTTLTSERDDLIEAIRRLRTGISNLNREARERLLASFEIVNGHFQRLFTHLFGGGTAELQLVDSDDPLDAGLEIIARPPGKKPQTMTLLSGGEQALTAMSLIFAVFLTNPAPICVLDEVDAPLDDANVERYCDLLDEMAKSTETRFVVITHNPITMARMNRLFGVTMAERGVSQLVSVDLETAERFRETG; translated from the coding sequence ATGAAATTTTCCAAGCTCCGCATTGTCGGTTTCAAATCCTTCGTCGAACCGATGGAGTTCATCATCGGCAACGGCCTGACCGGTGTGGTCGGGCCGAATGGCTGCGGCAAGTCCAATCTTGTCGAGGCCCTTCGCTGGGTGATGGGCGAAAACTCCTACAAGAACATGCGTGCGTCCGGCATGGACGACGTCATCTTTTCCGGCAGCCTGAACCGCCCGGCGCGCAACACCGCGGAAGTGACGCTCTACCTGGAAAACCAGGACCGTACGGCGCCTGCCGCTTTCAATGATGCCGATGCGCTTGAAGTCAGCCGCCGTATCGAACGCGAGCAGGGTTCCAACTACAAGATCAACGCCAAGGATGTGCGTGCGCGTGACGTGCAGCTTCTTTTTGCCGACGCATCCACAGGCGCCAGGTCACCTGCCATGGTGCGCCAGGGGCAGATTGGCGAGCTGATTGCCGCCAAACCGACCTCCCGCAGGCAGATCCTGGAAGAAGCCGCCGGTATCTCCGGTCTGCATTCGCGCCGGCATGAGGCGGAAATTCGCCTTCGCGCCGCAGAGCAGAACCTGGAACGACTGGAAGATGTCCTCGTTCAGATCGACAGCCAGCTCGACAATCTGCGCCGCCAGTCGCGCCAGGCTTCGCGCTATCGTAACCTGTCGTCTGAAATCCGCGGGGCTGAAGCCTCGATCCTTTACATTCGCTGGACCGAGGCGCGCGATGCGCTGGGAACAGCCGAAAGCCATTTTGCCGAAGCCCAGAAGCAGGTGAACGAAGCCACCGGTCTGCAGGCGGAAAGCGCCCGCATCCAGGCTATCGCCGCCCACAAGCTGCCGGAACTGCGCGAGGATGCGGCAAGGGCGGGCGCCGCCTTGCAGCGGCTGGTGATCGCCCGCAACGAACTGGACGCGGAAGAACGGCGGGTAAAGGAAAAGCTTCAGGATCTGGAGCGCCGCCTGGTGCAGCTGGCGGAAGATATCCGGCGCGAACAGTCCATGGTGTCCGAGAACGACGAGGTTCTGGAGCGCTTGTCGGAAGAACGCGCAGAGCTACTGGAAGAAAACGAGATGGTGCAGGAGCGCACCGAAAGCGCTCGTGAAAAGGTGGCCGAGGCCGAAGAGACCGTGGGAACGCTGGAGAACCAGTTGTCCGACCTGACCGCGGCCGAAGCGCGTGCAACCGCCGAACGCCGCCAGTTGGAGCGGGCAGTCGCGGAAAGCCGCCAGCGCTCGGACCGGTTGTTAGCTCAGGCTCAGGACGCTCAGAAGGCTCTTCAGGAAATCAACGAACGCATGGCCGAACAGGACGGCGTTTCCGAGAACCGGGAAGCGCTGGAGATGGCCGAGGAATCTCTTCTGGAGGCGGAAGCTGCCGCGGAAGAAGCCGAAACCGCGACCCGTGAAGCGCGCGAACAGGAACAGTCCGCACGTGGACCCGTTGGTGATGCCCGCCAGATGCTGCAGGGCCTCGAGACAGAGGCAAGGACGCTGGAGCAGGTGCTGAATGTTCACTCCGAACAGGATCACACGCCGGTTGTCGAGCAGATCCAGGTGGAGCAGGGCTTTGAAACGGCTCTGGGGGCGGCACTTGGTGAAGACCTTGATGCCTCACTTGAAGAAGCTGCTGCTGTTCGCTGGGGTGGTGTCCTCTCTCATGATGGCGATCCAGCCTTGCCGGCAGGAACCCGCAGTCTGGCCGAGGTGGTTGAAGCCCCTGTCGAGCTGAGCCGCCGCCTGCGCCAGATCGGCCTTGTCGACCAGACCGACGGGCCAGGCCTGCGCACGACCCTGAAACCGGGGCAATGTCTGGTTTCCGTGGAAGGCGACCTGTGGCGCTGGGATGGATTCGTAATCGCGGCCAATGCGCCGACACCGGCGGCACAGCGCCTGGCGCAGAAGAACCGCCTTGCTGAACTCGGAGATGAAATCGAGCAGGCCCGGCGCGAGCTTGAGGATCGTCAGCAGGCACTGGAAGGTGCCGCAACGAGGGTTCGGCAGGCCGTCGAACTTGAACAGATGGCCAGGGGCAAGGTTCGTGACGGCCAGCGTCAGGCGGCCGCGGCGCGCGAAGCCCTGGCTGCGGCGGAAAGGGCCGTTTCCCAGTTCGCCGCCAAGCTGGAAGCTGCGCAGGACCGGGCACAGCGTCTTGGTGAAGAGGCCGAGCTGGCACGTGAACAACTGGCAGAGGCCGAAGAACGCCTGGAAGAAGCGCCAGACGGAACCAGCTATCGCGATCGTATTGAAGAACTGCAGGGGCAGGTCGCGGCCGCACGCGGCGCCCTGGCCGAGGCTAGGGCCGTTGCAGAGGGGCTTGCCCGCGAACAGCAGATGCGTGACCGGCGGCTTGAAGCCATCGCCCGGGAATATGACGGCTGGAAGACCCGTGCTGCCAATGCCGCCCAGCAGATTTCCATTTTGCAGGAACGGCGTGAAGAAGCGGAAGAAGAGCGGGCCGAGCTGATCGAGGCGCCAGAAGACATCGAAATCAAGCGCCGCGACGTGTTTTCCGCCATTGCCAAGGCAGAAGAGGAAAAGAAGGCGCGGGACGATCAGCTTCAGCAGGCGGAACTGGATCTTGCCGACGTCGACCGTGCAGCCAAGGCCGCGATGGAAGCGATGGCGGGCGCACGAGAAGAGAAGATTCGCGCCGAGGAACGGCTGGAAGCCGCCCGCGACCGCAAGCAGAACCTGGAACGGCGGATCGACGAGGACCTGGAGGTTGCGGTAACGGCATTGCCGGAAATCGCTGGTCTGAAGGAAGGCGCACCGCTGCCGGATCCCGATTCCATGGAGCGCAAGCTGGAACGGCTGAAGGCGGAGCGCGAACGGCTTGGCGGCGTTAACCTGCGCGCGGAGGAGGAGCTGCGCGAAATCGACGATCAGAAGACCACGCTGACCTCGGAGCGCGACGACCTGATCGAGGCGATTCGCCGTCTGCGAACAGGGATTTCGAATCTCAACCGCGAGGCGCGCGAACGTCTGCTCGCCTCCTTCGAGATCGTCAACGGTCATTTCCAGCGCTTGTTCACTCATCTTTTCGGCGGGGGCACGGCCGAACTCCAGCTGGTCGATTCCGATGATCCGCTGGATGCGGGGCTGGAAATCATTGCGCGCCCTCCCGGCAAGAAGCCACAGACCATGACGCTGCTGTCGGGTGGTGAGCAGGCACTCACGGCCATGTCCCTGATTTTCGCGGTCTTCCTGACCAACCCTGCGCCGATCTGCGTGCTCGACGAGGTCGATGCACCGCTGGATGACGCGAACGTGGAGCGTTACTGCGATCTCCTGGACGAGATGGCCAAGAGCACGGAAACCAGATTTGTGGTGATCACGCACAATCCGATCACCATGGCGCGCATGAACCGTCTCTTCGGCGTGACGATGGCCGAGCGCGGGGTTTCCCAGCTTGTTTCGGTCGATCTGGAGACGGCAGAGCGATTCCGCGAAACTGGCTAA
- a CDS encoding thioredoxin domain-containing protein, producing MTQTRRQFLKTTALATAAFCLAGSSLALAQAVDQDELVKPGPLGDKILGDENAPVTIVEYASMTCGHCANFHERTYPALKADYIDTGKVRFIFREFPLDPVAAGAFMLARCAPADKYFEIVDIMFEQQRTWAFTDNPYQSMLDFSKQIGFTKESFEECLGNQGLLDAIDAVKNRGANEFGVNSTPTFFINGEKHSGALSIEEMGKLIDANL from the coding sequence GTGACCCAGACCCGTAGACAGTTTCTCAAAACCACTGCCCTGGCGACGGCCGCATTCTGCCTTGCCGGTTCGAGCTTGGCTCTTGCGCAGGCCGTCGACCAGGACGAGCTGGTCAAACCCGGCCCGCTGGGCGACAAGATTCTTGGCGACGAAAACGCGCCGGTCACGATTGTGGAATACGCATCCATGACCTGCGGACATTGCGCCAATTTCCATGAGCGTACCTATCCGGCCCTGAAGGCCGACTACATCGATACCGGCAAGGTTCGCTTCATTTTCCGCGAATTCCCGCTGGATCCGGTTGCGGCCGGCGCGTTCATGCTCGCCCGCTGCGCTCCTGCGGACAAATATTTCGAGATTGTGGACATCATGTTCGAACAGCAGCGGACCTGGGCGTTTACCGACAATCCGTACCAATCCATGCTCGACTTTTCCAAGCAGATAGGTTTTACAAAAGAGTCCTTTGAGGAATGCTTGGGGAACCAGGGTCTGCTCGACGCCATCGATGCGGTGAAAAACCGCGGTGCAAACGAGTTTGGCGTGAACTCCACCCCGACGTTCTTCATCAATGGCGAAAAGCACTCGGGGGCGCTTTCGATTGAAGAGATGGGCAAACTTATTGACGCAAACCTCTAG